The following nucleotide sequence is from Trifolium pratense cultivar HEN17-A07 linkage group LG2, ARS_RC_1.1, whole genome shotgun sequence.
ttttaaaatatgtaatttattttgtcaaagtattcaagtatatatttttgagaaaaaagtgatgtagttttttgtgtttttggtattgcggaatttggtgggaTATAattttagggagaaaactctcctcaaatatagggttatatgaagaatattaaagttcttgttttattcatcatgtttatgactctatatatagagccacataaaaaataaaaataaaatgcactaatcctataataaattctaaacaaatcttaaatattctaaatagaaatataagtcataaaccctaatataattttatttcaaatataaatctaaactatatttaaatataaaatcttccaaaataagatatttaggcatttttcccaacaaaaagtactcaaatttttcacttaaaatagagttttagtgtataaaaaattcatgtttgatcaatcttttgttaaaaaaattatatttttgttggagagatttcatataatattataaatataaatacaaagtatgaagtttacacATCTATTAAACCTCAAGACCGTAGAcgtaattttgtttgttttttatttgggtATATTAAGTGTCATCAATAAAACGAAAATTGGAGTCCTAGGATCTTAGGAATGtagtttcttttatattttatatgatgATTTAGGATCTTGTAAGTATTCGGATAATAAAATTGGAGGTTGGACTATCATTTCTCAATAACTAGAAGTTTTGCCAACCTAAATAATTGATGCAGATCGATACTTAATAATGAACAGTTTAGGTTTTGAGGATTTCCAATGATTAAAATTCACATgcaattttagtaaaaataaataaataaataaataaaattcacatGCAATTAGGCAACGGAGTAATAGTTATGCACCTTAATtatgaaaggaaaaataaaaaacacatgaATTTCGTTACCTTATGGCAGGTGAAACTTCAATAAGACATGATCTATGTACCAAACAATCCAATATAGAATGTTTAAAACGCAACTTTGTAACACTAACTGGTCACCTAACCGAAGTGATGTCAACATAAGAGGAAAGTTGATAACATTCTTTATAAGTAATGCAATTTTCAAAACATTATTATGTGATTGTCTTTTTAAAAGTCTCATCTCAACTCAAATGAAGTTTAGTTTTATAAAAAGCATGAAAGAGAGTGAACACAAAAGGATGGATtacacatattaaaaattatcatcaaattATTATAAAGTGTCATTTGGTCATATAATTAAACATCTCCGCCATGGGAGGTGTATTATTATAGTTGGATTAATGTAAATGGGTCCTCTAACTAATGATGTAGATATCTACAAGttacattaattattaattaaaaaacatagCTTTCATTGGACAAACTAGAGTTGATCTCCTTTACAACCTATTTGCTGGAAATGTAAGGAACAAAgggaaagaaaaggaaaagtaGATTCCCATAGCACATGTTATGTACTACTGCACAATGTCTATTTTGTCTTTGGCTTGCTTTGGGGAccaaatctattttttattttttggtgaataaatccatttttttatttatataggATAGGATAGTCTAGTGTGCttgatttttttccttaaacATGGCATGCTTATGTATTTGAAGTTGCTTGGTGCTCCCTACAAGTactaggatttttttttggttagatTAGGTTTGGGTTGATGGGATCAGGATCGCCATCGATTTTAGTTCAGTTGGTTCATATTATATCTACATAAAATTAGTTCAAAACAATCATAGCTTTTGATTTGAGGTCGGACGGCTGTGATTCATTACAATGGGACATAGTAACTGCGCATAATTCTGTTTCAGGTTGATGTAGCATTTTATCTGATAAATTAACACTACTAAAATGATAGCATAACATTTACTTTTCTccttttttatgtaaaattgaGGGTGTAGGAAGATATATAGCTTTAGAAAAATGTGATGATAAAACAATCAGCATTTTAACTGAAAACATATATTGTTGTCAACATTCATTTATGTAGGACATCCATTTGAGAGAATAAGAAGGAAGGGAAATTTGTGTAGTAAAAAAAGAAGTACCTGAACATGAACCCTTTGAAAGGATAATTATGGAGAAGTTCAGTTTCATCCCATAAAGACAACTTTTGGGACCCTTGTTTTTAAGCTATAGTGCTTTATTTTGAGCTCAAATGGAATTGTCCTTTCCTTTATATTTCTCAATCAATATATACACCGGTCAAAAGACTCATCATCGTTTATGGAATGAATTATGGCCGTATAttcatgaatttatttttttttttaaatgtgattttcatTTCATATTATGAAACTATTTATAATGTACCAACTCAACCATTTGAGCTATGCAGTGGGGACGAGATTATGTTCCTGTGGTAGTGAGTGATCCTGATTGGCaacaaaaaaagattttatttacTAATTATAAAGCTTACTTTCTTCCATCTGTTTCAGAACATGTGCACACATAAGTATGCAGTTTTCAGATATCAATTGTCACGCCCCACATTTCAAACACATGAACTCTAGTAGTAGTATTTAAAATCatgaaataattaattttcttgaaCTGCTTGCTTGCTATAGTCTATAGAAACGTTGGCTTCATGGGAATAGTCCTAAAACAGTAACTGCAACTTCTTCTCACTTTCACTTCTTACCTATTATAATactagtattaaaaaattaagaacaatattttggttgaaattaaattttttttttaaaaaaaccatttttacaattaaacataaacaataaaaaatttatcaaagCTAAAAGCCCATTACatgttcaaattcaaatgtTTAAACTTTTGAAAGACAACTGGTAAAATTAGTTGATCATCGTCGTGATGCTGGATCCAGATCTTATTGACTGTAAGGGTTAGAATACCCTTTGTAGTTTGTACtcacattaataaaaaaaaaatatatttataaaaatccATGGTTAAATTAGTAATTAAACAATCATGTTTGATTTCTCTTAGATAGTAACaaagttataataataataagaggaAATGCTGAATAATggtatataaatttatttatctgAAATTTAATACAAAAGAGCTTCAGCTACAGAAACACCTAtctaagcaaaaaaaaaaaaaaaaatccttaaagATCAGGTCTGTGTCGTTTGTGACTGAATTTTTCTTGAGATTTAACAGCAGCAGTTGAATCTCCTTCAGAAGAAACATGAATAGATTTGGTGAAGGAAGTTGAAAGATCTGAATAAAGTTGAGCAACTCTTGTTATGTTGTTGTTAAGCTCCTTAATAAGACCAACATTCCTGTTGAGGTTGTCAGGGACCTTAGATTCATGATTCTGGTTTATCTCATTGATAAGTACACGATTCTGATCCAAAATGTTTTGCACTTGAACAAAGCTTTTTTGAAATGTTTGGAAGATCTTGCCATCAATTTGGGTGCCATTGCCAAAGGTGGAGTATGTGTCACCTTCCATTTTTTGATGTTAAGTTGTTGGGATGAGTCAAAGGGTTAATCAGTTCTGCATCATGGGTGGggtgaaaataataataagatgagatgaaagaaagaaagaaaaaataatactaataatttgtAAAAAGATGTgaaatgaattttaaatttggtttcattaataaatatatgtaCCTGCCTGCACTAACCAAACAAATAGACAAAACTTATGAGGTTTAGAATTGTTTAAGGCATTGGACAGATGAGATGAGACAAGTTCTGAAGTATAAAATCATGACTACCATGAGTTCCTTTTCCAGAGGAATCAGGTTATAAGCAGCATCAATATTTATGGAGTACTACACTATTACTCCCtacggtcctttttataaggaatgcttttaaaaaattacacagaTCAAAGAAACACATtttacatagttattttcatttaatactcatataaatttaattgtattttatgtatacctttatttaattactcttaattcaactaacttacttatttttaatattttctttcataatataaataaggatataagtgaaattaaacatttaaaccatttgaaaattggtcaaaatttcttataaaaagtacccaaaaaatttctcaaattgttctttataaaaagaaccggagggagtattataataaaatatataaaaaaaacatgaattattattttattataattattttagttGCCAAGTTTTTTGAGAACCAACCAATTCAGACCATCATGTTCATATTTATTCTACATCCCTTttgctactttttttttctctctcttaatttcactctttttttaattattttaaaagagttagagagtaaaaaaaaatattatccaATATCCCGAGAATCATCTTGAAAAATGTTTAAAACAATAATGATGATTGACATGTATTTCAGAAGTAGAAGTTAATACTCCTCTTTACCGGTGTATAtttgacaaaaacaataaaaaataaatatgagttgaattttgatataaatacattagttttcgaataaacctaaaaagtaaaaattctcTTATAATTAAGATCGAAAGGAGtatttattttctcttgttttaGTAAAATATCGGTCAAATCTCTATTATTTTATGGTCAACATCGTTCAATTGTCATAAAATTTAAATGGTCAACATCGTTCAATTGTCATAAAATTTAAAGCGATCTTTAAATATCGATTAATCAAAGACTATACTCGTtttgtcctaaaatataagttatTTTGATCTGTATGACACACAAATTGTGTGTATATGGTAAAgagaaattataaataacattaatttataaaatacttataaattaaatagtataaaaaaataaaatatcaaaatttaaaataaaatagagaaaaataaacatatatatatttgttgaaTTATCATGTTAGAGTACAaactttttattgttgtttaacGATGATTAATTTTCGTCGAAAATTTATAGGACACAAGTGTGTTAAGTGATGGTATCAGAGTTCAAACCGCGGTTCTAAACtgaattattttcaaattaGAGCTTTAAGCCTAGTGTGTGtgtattttattctttgaagGCCAAGAGTGGTGGAGTATTTGTGGGATGGatcatattgttttttattgaaaaatttaaatgatgAGATGGAAAAAGCAGATCTCATTTCCATAAAAGGAACCTTTTTTATTGTACTCATCGAATACCTACCTAAAGCACAGAGTTCCAAAGAagaatctaaaaataaaataatgtaaaataaaatctGGCAATGATACAGAGGAGATGAGTGAAGGTACTAATATTGCAGCAGCATCAGAGACAATAATATGATGAATAATCCTTTTCAGGCAAAattactaaaaacaaaattaagaaaactTCTAAGTCCAAAAAATGTTCGATACGATTGTCCAAATCCCGCGAACAACTCACACATTGGAATTGGATTGAACAACACCAAAAATtccatttaataatataatgtcCTTGGTTTTATTACTTTAATAAATTCATATTAATAAAATTCCGAAATACTACTGTAGAACTTGCAACACCATAAATTTGATTGGAAGAGGAaaactgaaagaaaaaaaagctgataaaaaataatgtcaGTGGAACTGAGATAAAGAACCCAGTCACAAGGAGGAAACAAACAGTAGCGaacaaaatttacattttatcaGGTGAATTTATTTACTACtactttttttcttattttacaaaTACTgttctttttaataaataaataaatgaatgattgaaaaagtttattgagattaataaattaaaaatacgGACGGAGTGCATGTACTATAGTATAGTAGCAGTAGTTATTAGAGTATGAATGAAAAATGGTACCTTGAAAATCTGGAACATTGATTTATATGAATGAGAAGATACAGAGAGAGGAGAGGAGAGGGCAGCCAGCGAGTAATAAAGATCGGCAATTGAATCGAATCTGCTCCAACAAAGTAAGGATCTGTCCTGTGAATtcagatagagagagagagagagagagagagagagagagagagagaatatgTAGATTTGACAGTCCCCTGTGACTTTTTTAATGTATAATATTCACtgacttaaaaaattaataatattaataaagaaaaatattagtaaGTTAGGAACCAAATATAATACTTCTTTCgattcttaatataaaaaataataattttttttagatttatgaaATGATTAATGTGTTTGGACTAAAAAAAGGTTTAAATACATTCAACTTTCtataatctaaaaagtaaactctcttatattaagaactAGAAAGAGTAAAATGATTTTAGAACATATATATTTAGCctattacaaatataaaaatactaTTTTCAATTTCTAACAAGTTcccttaattaaaaatatttttctatgtTTCAAAATGATTAACTTAGTTGAccagtcttaaaaaaaaaaacttagttgaCCAATTTATagcaatattttaaaaaatatatattaaaaaagagTACGTTTAAAGTTCATTAATTAGTTTTCGTGTTTTTCTTTCATCCATCTTTCATTCCCTCAAACTAAATACATTGTTAGCCTTAAAAGTGAGTGTTTTTTGGTGGAGATTACTATTAGAGAAATTACCAACGCGGGGCACTTTAGCTTCAAAAGGTATCATTACAAATCCTCATTAATTTATCTGTGTGTTCTGTTTTAGGCATATAGAGAACTGTTCTCATCTTTTCTACGGTTCCAAATTTACTCAAATGGTGTGGAATGCTATTTTCAAATTGATGGGATGTAGTTAAATCATTGGTGAGGAAGGGCTGAATCACTTCTTATGTGTGGTGAACTTGTCAAGTCAAAAAAGGGTAGGCACATTCGACATTTGATTTGGTTAACTACTACTTTGTGCATATGGAGATTGAGGAATAACATCATTTTTCGAGGGGAGATGGCGGATATTTCTTTGTTGGTTGATAATATTACGGCGATCTCGTGGATTTGGTTTGGCGGAAGAGCCGGACGCAAGTCCACCTATTCTTTTTCGGATTGATGCACTAATCCTATTGTATGTTTACAAAGCATATAATTGCTTGTTTcgaattgtaagggtttgagtacccccttgtactcctttataattcaattttgcttataaaaaaaaattgttagtcTTAAAATAAAGTACAATTATTATGCAGTGATGAATTAACATTTTCAATAAATGTAAAACGGAAGAGTTCACAAAGTTTTAACTTAACTGATAATAACAACATTATTATAATAGATATTATTCAAGTTCGAATCTAAGATCTCAATACAATTATGTGTGAGTTTTAAAGATGCTTGATACACCGTCTATAggcccataaaaaaaattgaagatgttgAATAAAACGTGAtacatataatattaattaaatggtacaactaaaaaatataattggtaTCGTACAAAAAAATTGGGGTATTGTACCGAAAATTGAAAGAGACAACCAttttaagacaatttttttttttcaaacaaaacaaGTAAGTTATTTTCGAATGGAGTAAGTAATAAAATTAGGGAAAAGAATAAACTAAAATgctatatctattatttatatgtttaggagttttttcTCATGGAAACTTTCCTATGTGGCATTCTCTTGCTTAGCCAACTTTGTTTTCATCCTACATGGCATCTTCTCAATTATGTGTCATTTGTTTACAACTTCTTGAGTTTTATGTTCACAATTTTGGTAGTTTTTGATCTTCTTATCACATTTAAAACTcctatttaagtttttttttaattctctttGTTTATAGGTTTCCTTAAAACTCATAGTATTTATTTTGCACATTCACAAATTAGGAAAATaaacatattatatttattaacaaatCAAAGTTAAAGTTGAACGCAAATGtcaattttgatttgttaataaatataatatgtaccaacaaaaaaaaattatatatgagtaAGGAAAACAAAGAGAACAGTGGGTGCCAGTCGCAGCATCTAACAACATGATGCAATAATTTTTGGAGgtgataaaagaaaataaaaagtaaaaagaattatatcgatccaattttaaataaaactattttttttactcaatttcaataaaaccataaaaacgaaaatgcacttttttttttgcaggtaCTATCAAAGAActatatcaaaatattcaaaaaaaaaataaaaaaaaaaaaaataataaaaaaaaaataaataaaataaaaaaaaaaatcaaaatattcattattattactatcaaacggaagaacatattgttcgttattcaaattaggattaattaTTATCaactgatgttagagttttaagtatttatttatattttttttatattttattgtcattttttttaatcatgtttacttattaaaaaacactttttgttcatattattttttattggtgtaaatcatgcttataaatgtttttttttactattattaataaatgttgtactctttttttttactcattatttttttgtttgtctaatttttcatgtaatatttaacaaatatactgataaaataatagaaactcctcgaaggactatactatagaacgaattgcttatcaaaaaaaattatatagaacgaattggccaaatgtggaactgagaaattgaaggtttaatatgtttcaaaacaaaattgaaggcttaagaatctctgaacaaaaatactcaccttaaaagaaataaaaaaaaataaaaatagtaatttaattgttcacaaaaaaagttattcttaaacttcatacttatcgaacagagaaaatggtgtgattgtctgaaatataaaaggaatgaagtaattgacttcatagattatttttctattttattttattattttattaatttattaataaataaaaagttacatagtgatttataccaaacataatattataatagggagtattgataaaaaataatctacatggaggtattaagcaaaaaataacttacacggacACGGGGtgggacatacatttgtagattttattatataaaaaatacgataaatatcaattgaaagtaaggaaaataataatgattttatatataaaaaaagaaagaattaaaagtaataatatcatgtattactttgtttttattttccaaacatcactgtaagataaacaaatagataatttttttaaaatttgcaccattaacaaatgagatatgcataaaaaaaatgatataattttcttttgtcaagcaaatgacaaataattctactgttcattacacaaatgtgaaattttttcacacggggacatgggctaaaatactccagaagaaaacaaatgtcgaaaggagagagatgacgattaagaactaatatatattaaccgttagattagtttttgcttaatgaccttttttatgaaaataaaagaacaaatatacgaacatgtgggttgggaacggggagtggagtatcactctccgttctaccatttctccttaaaatcttcaaaatttggatcatttatcatatttaaacaaattattacattaaatataaaattaattttacaaataattaaaagaccacaaaatattaaaaatttaataatccatatttttcatgtgtcaaaaaaatatctatatttttcattgaacattaacccgtgcatttatacgggtaagttatactagttaaaagttaaaaacatGACAATAATGACATTCAACGTACTCCCTTTGcaacaatatataaacaaaattcaaatttgtaggttcattgtatagttttctattttttttaacaggaGCTAGTCAGATACATTAACTACATTGTAAGTCATTGTATAGGTTTATTAACTatacattgaattattttttttgaagcatagTGTAAAGGATAACAGTGTTTTTCTAGGTTAAATGTATTTATCCGTATTAAAGAGTTTCATATAGTTGGTttgaatatgaatttataaataaaaataagttttttagtCAATTTTGTGGAATTGAATAAGCCTCAACTCCTAAttttaaaaatccaaatttgAATACAAGAGTTTGCGGTTGTTTTTATGGGTGAATTTCagcaatatttaatattttccttgcccaaagaaaaaaaaataaaaatgaaagttcAATAAATGGAAGGAAGTATTGAATTTTATGTTGTGGTAAGTGGTAACTATTGAGAAGGCACAAGAGAAAGGAATCAAGATATGATGTCAATAATCGAGCATGTGGTGTTGTTCAAGATCAAAGAAGACGCAACACAATCACAGATCGATTCCATGGTAGATCGAGTTAATTCCCTCGTTTCCCTCAAAGAGACACTTCACCTCAACATGCTAACTATtcaatcttctttttcttcttcttcttcttccagtTTCACTCACATACTCCATATCCGATTCACCTCCAAGGAAGATCTCCATGCCTATGCCATTCACCCTACCCACCTTGAAGTCATCAAAGTCAACGCTCCTTTGGTTTCTGATATCATGGCTGTTGATTGGGTCACCGAGGTTGACGGTAACGACTTGGTTCTACCATATGGATCTGCTGTGAGAGTTGTGTTTTTTAAGTTGAAGGAGGGTTTGAGTGAACAAGTTAAAGATGAGGTTTTGAAGGGTATAAGTGGAATTCGACATGAAAATGCTGTTCAGTTTACTTGTGGGGAAAATTTCTCTCCTGCTAGAGCTAAAGGATTTTCCATTGCTACCCTTGAGGTTTTTACTGGTTTAAGTGAATTGAAAGAGTTGAAAGAAGTTGATTATGATGAGGAATTTCGGAAATATGATGTCAATGATAAGATTAAGGAGAATCTGGACAATGTACTGGTTCTTTATTTTGTGGCAAATGGGCAAATAGCTTCTTAACAaagttttctgttttgtttttaatttggtctttttatagattgtgtcaaaaaataaaataatgtaagGGTCGTTTGCTATAAATGTAGTTTAATATCTTATGCTTATTATGTATTGTAAGATACCatcctgtcaaaaaaaataatattgtaaaGATACCTCTTGTACTCATAAGTTTTGTTCTGTTCACTCTAATGAAACCGTAGTCTCCTTTGTATTTCTCTCGTCTCTTTGATTGATTATTAACAGGTCTTTGGAACAATCTTGGTATGGTATATGACAATCATTTTCATCTCCAATTTGGTCATAAGTGACTGTCATGTTCATGTTGACTTAGTGACTGTCACCATGGTCATGTTCTTTCTGAGTTCTTCTTTACAGTGAAGCTTTTGGactatttaattttgttagttTAATGATTTGATTGAGCacttgcaatatttttttttttcagcagCAAAGAAATGCCAAAAAACAATACATCAAAGGTTCCAATTCCAAGATACACAAGCCACTGTAAGTCTGAAACACCTAATCACAGAAGGCTAGACAACACACACACCACTACAATCTACACTACAAACTATTAAAACCATACAAAAACAGAACCATAACCCAGTTCAAAAGGTAAGAACAAAACTGTATCAACACAACTGTACTAATCACCCAGAAAAACAAGGTTCGTTGAGAAGCCTCTCGTTACGGCTACACATCACAATAATACATCCAGTCCATTTCTAAACTGATTAGGCCAACCCGTTTAAAATGGAGATGCTATACTCTTAAAATCAAGCACATATGATCCACAAAAATCAACCTGTGTGAGATAGGGATCTCCACCACCTAtgaagacattttcaagtataTTTTATTGAAGTATAGAAGTTGTATTAGACTTGGATATTATCTTAGAGCTAAAATGTGTCTAATTCATTTTTAACAAAAGTGACTTTGAAGGCAAGATTCTTTATTGCTTATAAATACATTGTCATATTTTATTTCATCTAATGCGAAATTCTTGAGTCACATCTCTCACGTCCATAGTTAGAATTTTAGGTCGAAACTAATACAACCCTTACAAAATCGGTTATAAGTTGATAGATGTTTCTACCTTATCTATATATTTTCAGTCATATCTCATTCATTACTCTTTAAGAGTTGAAGATAGGGTAGAAATAGGTCAGACCGACCAAGGCATATGGTTTAGCCTTTGTGAGATCCTATGTagaccaacttttttttttcttttcttaaacAAACCTTTTAGGCCAACCAGGGACACAATAACCAGTAAAAAGTGCAACCAATTttccataatttattttgtctatagacgaaatgacaaatataaattgaaactCATACACACAATTACAAGATCTCGAATTCGAACTCATGTGAAAGTATCTAGTCTAATAATTTCGACATTACCAAATGCTTTGAATTTCCATCATAATCTTTTGTGGTATTTTGACAAAAGACAACACGGAAGGGAGAGTCTAAAACTAAAATGGGGTGCTAAAAGTACCACCTTGCATATTTGGCAATGGTAATTTAAAGCTAGAAAGTGGCCCAAAATGTTTTACTCCTCACCTGTCATCCTAAAGTTTGCCCAATAATAATCTCATAGAAATATTTCTCTTCCCACCCACtatgtttcttttctatctTCATTTTTCCATTCTTTTTCTTGTATAAATATTTCAGAAAGtttttttcgaattttttgccttgaaaaaaaactttggaatgtgtttctgaatttgaactagaaaaacttcgAAAAATGTGTTCCGAAGTTTTTAtacaagggcaaaaatgaaaaaatgggcAGTAGAAAAGAAACGTGAGGGTGCGAAGAAAAAAATTCATCGCATAGATCTCTCTTAAGTGGATCAATTCAGTGCAaccgaaatatattttatgtccctcacttcatttttttgtcaatagaGAAAGTATTTAAGTATTGATGAAAGTTACACACAAATATGATGTCTCGAAATCAAACCCAAAGTCAATTATCTTAACAATATTGACATTATAAAttgagttattttattttttgtattaattcTCTGATTCTCGAAAAAGAAGTTTGGTAATCTATAATTCAACTGCGAGGTAAGTAATATCTGGctaaaaattattcttattaggaatcgaactcggattCTCCTAAATGATTCTTTTTACGGAcaactcattaatcacttgagttcAACCACTTAAGCTCAATATTGACATTATCAATTGAATAAATTATGTGGTAACGatgattcaatttattttaagaCAA
It contains:
- the LOC123906287 gene encoding protein ELF4-LIKE 3-like; the encoded protein is MEGDTYSTFGNGTQIDGKIFQTFQKSFVQVQNILDQNRVLINEINQNHESKVPDNLNRNVGLIKELNNNITRVAQLYSDLSTSFTKSIHVSSEGDSTAAVKSQEKFSHKRHRPDL
- the LOC123906288 gene encoding stress-response A/B barrel domain-containing protein DABB1-like, which codes for MMSIIEHVVLFKIKEDATQSQIDSMVDRVNSLVSLKETLHLNMLTIQSSFSSSSSSSFTHILHIRFTSKEDLHAYAIHPTHLEVIKVNAPLVSDIMAVDWVTEVDGNDLVLPYGSAVRVVFFKLKEGLSEQVKDEVLKGISGIRHENAVQFTCGENFSPARAKGFSIATLEVFTGLSELKELKEVDYDEEFRKYDVNDKIKENLDNVLVLYFVANGQIAS